A single Actinomadura algeriensis DNA region contains:
- a CDS encoding acetate--CoA ligase family protein, with protein sequence MNRPDPRVPDLRPLLSPATVAVIGGTSKETGLGARTLRHLREARFGGEVLTPGPRDGLDRDVDVALLCVPAAAAQEVLDRIDGHAKFAVVFASGFEETGGGSLTTGRGTVVLGPNTVGLYHAPDRAVLTFAQAFDSLVDCRHGSGAFLVSQSGAFGARVVTAAARYGFHLDGFIGSGNETHLDACTLARSVLATAEPRVLLLYLEGVRDAGTLHALLADAAGRGVPVVCLLGGLSEAGSTAAASHTAAVSTDTAVTRELFEAYGATLVGSDRELVLAGLGLSLMGRAAGRRAGIVTGSGGAGVVAADLLSGVGLDVPVLGAGLQKRLMAHLPDIASPRNPVDVTAQTIGDDAILEKVCATLRESGEVDLVVVIGREDQAAAAGAHAGAAPPTVVATLDREPAAVRPRIEAGEVVLPDLDSACRVLASCAPPRSNGVPALRPAATAPGSLGSDPTASDSLRLVADAGVEVAGWGAATTAAEVLARGEELGWPVVLKSDVAAGVHKARAGGVRLDVTAATAREAADELLRVGVPLIVARQLRASMELFAGVRRDPQWGPVVSAGLGGAHVELLDRTVAMPAALGEEHFARRLAAELFDRVPGRYDGMAAGLAATAFALADLADRTGAALVECNPLGVVGGRIVALDARVVR encoded by the coding sequence ATGAATCGGCCCGATCCGCGGGTCCCCGACCTGCGTCCCCTGCTCTCTCCCGCCACCGTCGCCGTCATCGGCGGTACGTCGAAGGAGACCGGCCTCGGCGCCCGCACCCTGCGGCACCTGCGCGAGGCGCGGTTCGGCGGCGAGGTGCTGACGCCCGGCCCCCGCGACGGTCTCGACCGGGACGTGGACGTCGCGCTGCTCTGCGTGCCGGCCGCGGCCGCCCAGGAGGTGCTCGACCGGATCGACGGGCACGCGAAGTTCGCCGTCGTGTTCGCCTCCGGCTTCGAGGAGACCGGCGGCGGCTCGCTGACCACCGGCCGGGGCACCGTCGTCCTGGGCCCGAACACCGTCGGGCTCTACCACGCGCCCGACCGCGCGGTGCTGACCTTCGCGCAGGCCTTCGACAGCCTCGTCGACTGCAGGCACGGGAGCGGCGCCTTCCTCGTCTCCCAGAGCGGCGCCTTCGGCGCCCGCGTCGTCACGGCCGCCGCCCGGTACGGCTTCCACCTCGACGGCTTCATCGGCAGCGGCAACGAGACCCACCTGGACGCCTGCACCCTGGCCCGAAGCGTGCTCGCCACGGCCGAGCCGCGGGTCCTGCTGCTCTACCTGGAGGGCGTCCGCGACGCTGGAACGCTCCACGCCCTGCTGGCCGACGCGGCGGGCCGCGGCGTGCCGGTCGTGTGCCTGCTCGGCGGCCTCTCCGAGGCCGGGTCGACCGCGGCCGCCTCCCACACCGCGGCGGTGAGCACGGACACCGCGGTGACCCGCGAACTGTTCGAGGCGTACGGCGCCACGCTCGTCGGCTCCGACCGGGAACTGGTGCTCGCCGGGCTGGGCCTGTCCCTGATGGGCCGCGCGGCCGGGCGCCGCGCCGGCATCGTGACGGGCTCGGGCGGCGCCGGCGTCGTCGCCGCCGACCTGCTCAGCGGCGTCGGCCTCGACGTTCCGGTCCTCGGCGCCGGGCTGCAGAAGCGCCTGATGGCGCACCTGCCGGACATCGCCTCGCCGCGCAACCCCGTCGACGTGACCGCGCAGACGATCGGCGACGACGCGATCCTCGAGAAGGTCTGCGCGACGTTGCGCGAGAGCGGCGAGGTCGACCTCGTCGTCGTGATCGGCCGCGAGGACCAGGCCGCCGCCGCGGGCGCCCACGCGGGCGCCGCGCCGCCCACGGTCGTCGCCACGCTCGACCGGGAGCCGGCCGCCGTCCGGCCGCGCATCGAGGCCGGCGAGGTCGTCCTCCCCGATCTCGACTCGGCGTGCCGGGTCCTCGCGTCCTGCGCGCCGCCGAGGTCGAACGGCGTCCCCGCCCTCCGGCCCGCCGCCACCGCGCCCGGTTCCCTCGGCTCCGACCCGACCGCGTCCGACAGCCTCCGGCTCGTCGCCGACGCCGGGGTGGAGGTGGCGGGCTGGGGTGCCGCGACCACGGCCGCCGAGGTGCTCGCCCGCGGCGAGGAACTCGGCTGGCCGGTCGTCCTCAAGTCGGACGTCGCGGCCGGGGTCCACAAGGCGCGCGCCGGCGGGGTCCGGCTCGACGTCACCGCGGCCACCGCCCGTGAGGCCGCCGACGAGCTCCTCCGGGTCGGCGTCCCGCTCATCGTGGCGCGCCAGCTCCGCGCGTCGATGGAGCTGTTCGCCGGCGTCCGGCGCGACCCCCAGTGGGGGCCGGTCGTCTCGGCGGGCCTGGGCGGCGCCCACGTCGAACTGCTGGACCGGACGGTCGCCATGCCGGCGGCCCTCGGGGAAGAGCACTTCGCCCGGCGGCTCGCGGCCGAGCTGTTCGACCGAGTACCGGGACGGTACGACGGGATGGCGGCGGGCCTCGCCGCGACGGCGTTCGCCCTCGCCGACCTCGCCGACCGCACCGGTGCCGCGCTCGTCGAGTGCAACCCGCTCGGCGTGGTCGGCGGCCGGATCGTCGCGCTCGACGCCAGGGTCGTGCGATGA
- a CDS encoding acyl-CoA dehydrogenase family protein: protein MSAALRLEELLRRVLPARWTELVDAGDREGLADHLAGLDAGLTADLVRVVAADGWLVPEWPVHLGGRALSADETVDVRRTLARWRVGTVESAIGTGWVGPAILRFAGDDVAAELLPPIARNEVLWCQLFSEPEAGSDLASVRTRARRDGDRWRLTGRKIWTSRADRAGWGLAVARTDVDVPKHAGLTCFLVDLSTPGVQVRPILQMTGDAEFFEVTLDDAVVPDRYRLGATGQGWEVVRAVLQLERVAGSGAGAATPGSVVGRTVDELVAERLPGADPVRADAIVRLYVESQAIALNNRRNALHRAEGLPPVANGTPYNKVLQAEHTKRLQRGVLGGAGLGAVAHSPGDRARAYDAWAFLRVQPKTIAGGTSEVLRDQIAERALGMPRGADPSKTVSWREFTGSKGGNA, encoded by the coding sequence ATGAGCGCGGCGCTGCGGCTGGAGGAGCTGCTGCGGCGGGTGCTGCCCGCGCGCTGGACCGAGCTGGTCGACGCCGGCGACCGGGAGGGCCTGGCCGACCACCTCGCCGGTCTCGACGCCGGCCTGACCGCCGATCTCGTCCGCGTGGTCGCGGCCGACGGCTGGCTCGTCCCGGAGTGGCCGGTCCATCTGGGCGGACGCGCCCTGTCCGCGGACGAGACGGTCGACGTCCGCCGCACCCTCGCCCGCTGGCGGGTGGGCACGGTGGAGAGCGCCATCGGCACGGGCTGGGTCGGGCCCGCGATCCTGAGGTTCGCGGGCGACGACGTCGCCGCCGAGCTGCTGCCCCCGATCGCCCGCAACGAGGTGCTCTGGTGCCAGCTCTTCAGCGAGCCGGAGGCCGGTTCCGACCTGGCCTCGGTCCGGACGCGCGCCCGCCGCGACGGCGACCGGTGGCGCCTCACCGGCCGCAAGATCTGGACCAGCCGCGCCGACCGGGCCGGCTGGGGCCTCGCGGTCGCCCGCACCGACGTCGACGTGCCCAAGCACGCCGGCCTGACCTGTTTCCTGGTGGACCTGTCGACGCCCGGCGTCCAGGTCCGGCCGATCCTGCAGATGACCGGCGACGCGGAGTTCTTCGAGGTCACCCTCGACGACGCCGTGGTACCCGACCGGTACCGCCTCGGCGCCACCGGACAGGGCTGGGAGGTCGTGCGCGCGGTGCTCCAGCTGGAGCGCGTGGCCGGTTCGGGGGCGGGGGCGGCCACCCCCGGCTCCGTCGTCGGCCGCACCGTGGACGAGCTCGTCGCCGAACGCCTGCCGGGGGCCGACCCCGTGCGGGCGGACGCGATCGTGCGCCTGTACGTCGAGTCCCAGGCGATCGCGCTGAACAACCGGCGCAACGCCCTGCACCGTGCGGAGGGGCTGCCTCCGGTGGCGAACGGCACGCCGTACAACAAGGTCCTGCAGGCCGAGCACACCAAGCGCCTCCAGCGGGGCGTCCTCGGCGGCGCCGGCCTCGGCGCGGTCGCACACTCCCCCGGGGACCGCGCCCGCGCGTACGACGCCTGGGCCTTCCTGCGCGTGCAGCCGAAGACCATCGCCGGCGGCACCTCGGAGGTGCTCCGCGACCAGATCGCCGAGCGCGCCCTCGGCATGCCGCGCGGAGCGGACCCGAGCAAGACCGTCTCCTGGCGCGAGTTCACCGGCTCCAAGGGAGGGAACGCATGA
- a CDS encoding acyl-CoA dehydrogenase family protein, which produces MKLASTEQTGFAESVAALLRKRDPLERMRHAPGPREFDAGLWAELVANGLLEPAEAGDVVTACLVAEALGRAAAPLPFLSASVAGALIGPAGGEVAGLATYGLSAEDGTWSAPALEIRDGLVHGTLPFVPDGDVADVVVAAVRAPDGHRLVLVRTGDTTVEPLESLDATQPLVRVVCGGSPATVLPAGGDTLASVIEEARLLALALHDATLLGLATWLLDTTVEYAGRRVQFGMPIAARQAVKHRCADMLIKVESIRSMVLELAAALESGAGDRALVAATATAWTTEAAEEVAGGALQLHGGIGFTWEHDLHHYFKRCTVGALLLGTAAHHRARVAAALTG; this is translated from the coding sequence ATGAAGCTGGCGTCCACCGAGCAGACGGGCTTCGCCGAGAGCGTCGCCGCCCTGCTCCGCAAGCGCGACCCGCTGGAACGGATGCGGCACGCGCCGGGGCCCCGCGAGTTCGACGCGGGGCTCTGGGCCGAGCTGGTGGCCAACGGGCTCCTCGAACCGGCCGAGGCCGGCGACGTGGTCACCGCCTGCCTGGTCGCCGAGGCGCTGGGCAGGGCCGCCGCTCCCCTGCCGTTCCTGAGCGCTTCGGTCGCGGGCGCCCTCATCGGGCCCGCCGGCGGGGAGGTCGCCGGCCTGGCGACGTACGGGCTGTCGGCCGAGGACGGCACCTGGTCCGCCCCCGCCCTCGAGATCCGCGACGGCCTGGTCCACGGCACCCTGCCGTTCGTGCCGGACGGGGACGTCGCCGACGTCGTCGTGGCGGCCGTGCGGGCGCCGGACGGTCATCGGCTCGTGCTGGTGCGGACGGGCGACACCACCGTCGAGCCGCTCGAGAGCCTCGACGCCACCCAGCCGCTCGTCCGGGTGGTCTGCGGCGGCTCCCCCGCCACCGTGCTGCCCGCCGGTGGCGACACCCTGGCCTCCGTGATCGAGGAGGCCCGGCTGCTCGCACTGGCCCTGCACGACGCGACGCTGCTGGGGCTGGCGACCTGGCTGCTCGACACCACCGTCGAGTACGCCGGCCGGCGGGTCCAGTTCGGCATGCCGATCGCCGCCCGGCAGGCCGTCAAGCACCGGTGCGCGGACATGCTGATCAAGGTCGAGTCCATCCGTTCGATGGTGCTCGAACTGGCCGCCGCCCTCGAGTCCGGCGCCGGCGACCGCGCCCTCGTGGCCGCGACCGCGACGGCCTGGACGACGGAGGCCGCCGAGGAGGTCGCCGGCGGCGCACTCCAGCTGCACGGCGGCATCGGCTTCACCTGGGAGCACGACCTGCACCACTACTTCAAGCGCTGCACCGTCGGCGCCCTGCTGCTGGGCACGGCCGCTCACCACCGCGCGCGGGTCGCGGCCGCACTCACCGGCTGA
- a CDS encoding IclR family transcriptional regulator: protein MAEGSIARTLRVLEAVCDHGPETLKVLSERTELAPPTLLRILRLMADEGYVVQQADRTWRGTMLVWRLGCAVNTSVGLLAISREHTDRLTAELDETSVYAVHEQGSVTYAAHSEPIKPVRAHVRLGQRYRLLAVTTGQAVLAQLDEASVARALAEQDENGDPRDPEQVETMLAEIRRRGYAAGPGVRWPDLWGCAAPVFDATGDVVGALGVSIPTARAEQIRERVVAGVLQEAEAMSTRLGRPAVVREV, encoded by the coding sequence GTGGCCGAAGGCTCGATCGCACGGACGCTGCGGGTGCTGGAGGCGGTCTGCGACCACGGTCCGGAGACCCTCAAGGTGCTCAGCGAGCGCACCGAGCTGGCGCCACCGACGCTGCTGCGGATCCTGCGCCTGATGGCGGACGAGGGCTATGTCGTGCAGCAGGCCGACCGGACCTGGCGCGGAACCATGCTGGTCTGGCGGCTCGGCTGCGCGGTCAACACGTCGGTCGGCCTCTTGGCCATCTCCCGGGAGCACACCGACCGGCTGACCGCCGAGCTGGACGAGACGTCGGTCTATGCCGTCCACGAGCAGGGCTCGGTGACCTACGCGGCCCACTCGGAGCCGATCAAGCCGGTCCGGGCGCACGTGCGCCTCGGCCAGCGCTACCGGCTCCTCGCGGTCACCACCGGGCAGGCCGTATTGGCGCAGCTGGACGAGGCGTCCGTCGCGCGGGCCCTCGCCGAGCAGGACGAGAACGGCGACCCGCGCGACCCCGAGCAGGTCGAGACGATGCTGGCCGAGATCCGGCGGCGCGGCTACGCCGCCGGGCCCGGTGTGCGCTGGCCCGACCTGTGGGGGTGCGCCGCGCCGGTCTTCGACGCCACCGGAGACGTCGTGGGCGCTCTCGGCGTGTCCATCCCGACCGCGCGCGCCGAGCAGATCCGCGAGCGGGTCGTCGCCGGCGTGCTGCAGGAGGCGGAGGCCATGAGCACCCGCCTCGGCCGCCCGGCCGTCGTCCGGGAGGTCTGA
- a CDS encoding acyl-CoA dehydrogenase family protein: MALRSGLDRTVYADEHRDFADMVRAFLRDDVAPRVAEFEAAGMVHRDVYRAAGRLGLVGLQIPEEYGGGGQDGFLFNCVVTEQVAYERVTLGSLRVHTDVVTPYILSLATDEQKRRWLPGMASGELMTSIAMTEPGTGSDLAGMRASLRRDGSDWILNGAKTFITGGAQSDLVLVVARSSSSGDDRRAGLTIVGVEAGMPGFTRGPELDKLGLKAQDTTELFFDDVRIPASNVLGEEGGAFRHLSSHLAQERLSIAVNSQAQAVAALDLTCGYVREREVFGQRLGGFQNTKFVLAEQATQIAAGQALVDQAMARHERHELTPPAAAQVKLFCTELHGRVADACLQLHGGYGYVWEQDICRMYADARVARIYGGTSEVMKGIIARTLQLT, from the coding sequence GTGGCTCTGCGATCCGGGCTGGACCGGACGGTCTACGCCGACGAGCACCGGGACTTCGCCGACATGGTCCGAGCCTTCCTGCGCGACGACGTGGCGCCGCGCGTCGCGGAGTTCGAGGCCGCGGGCATGGTGCACCGGGACGTCTACCGGGCCGCCGGAAGGCTCGGCCTGGTCGGTCTGCAGATCCCGGAGGAGTACGGCGGCGGCGGCCAGGACGGCTTCCTCTTCAATTGCGTCGTGACCGAGCAGGTCGCCTACGAGCGGGTGACCCTCGGCTCCCTCCGGGTGCACACCGACGTCGTCACCCCGTACATCCTGTCGCTCGCGACCGACGAGCAGAAACGCCGCTGGCTCCCCGGGATGGCGAGCGGCGAGCTGATGACGTCGATCGCCATGACGGAGCCGGGCACGGGCTCCGACCTGGCCGGCATGCGCGCGTCGCTGCGCCGGGACGGGTCCGACTGGATCCTCAACGGCGCGAAGACCTTCATCACCGGCGGCGCGCAGTCGGACCTGGTCCTCGTGGTCGCCCGCTCGTCGTCGTCCGGAGACGACCGCCGCGCCGGGCTGACCATCGTCGGGGTCGAGGCGGGCATGCCGGGCTTCACCCGCGGCCCCGAACTCGACAAGCTCGGCCTCAAGGCACAGGACACGACCGAGCTCTTCTTCGACGACGTGCGCATACCGGCGTCCAACGTGCTCGGTGAGGAAGGCGGGGCGTTCCGCCACCTGTCCTCCCACCTGGCCCAGGAGCGGCTGTCGATCGCGGTCAACTCGCAGGCCCAGGCCGTCGCGGCGCTGGACCTGACCTGCGGCTACGTGCGCGAGCGGGAGGTGTTCGGGCAGCGGCTCGGCGGTTTCCAGAACACCAAGTTCGTTCTCGCCGAGCAGGCGACGCAGATCGCGGCGGGTCAGGCCCTGGTCGACCAGGCCATGGCCCGGCACGAGCGCCACGAGCTCACGCCGCCGGCCGCGGCCCAGGTCAAGCTGTTCTGCACCGAGCTGCACGGCCGCGTGGCCGATGCCTGCCTGCAGCTGCACGGCGGCTACGGCTACGTCTGGGAGCAGGACATCTGCCGGATGTACGCCGACGCGCGGGTCGCCCGCATCTACGGCGGGACCAGCGAGGTCATGAAGGGCATCATCGCCCGGACGCTCCAGCTGACCTGA
- a CDS encoding acyl-CoA dehydrogenase family protein, protein MSVDTTIPAGGPPAGDGPAGQEPMFDVVRDVWDPAVLDPEPTYDGMWAELTPRQREIRERAREVAVRELRPMAGRWDENEEFPRKAFEAVLDAGLVGLTIPKRYGGQGETLLEGCIVVEELARACLSTAMSVQPFLNGPWRAIHVLGTEEMKDRLLPGVAAGTNHFAIAMSEPAAGSAGTDLRATLTPDGDGFRLTGTKCWITGGHVADTIIVFARLAGTSGPYGIGAVVLTGRPDGMGEFHVDPKMGIRGVAECLVHFDNVRVDPENVLITPEEHSKKGTGILVNQFNPERCGNAAMCTGLGQAALDASVGHLNARHQFGRPLAEFQGLQWKIADMALDVHVSRMLLWQAARSADEGFPDQTATLMAKLHSSEMVQRVTNTAIGVHGARGYSRRWPVERYFRDGRGLSMGGGTPEVMRNVLGAQVLGVSGSQRRK, encoded by the coding sequence ATGAGCGTCGACACCACGATTCCCGCAGGCGGCCCCCCGGCGGGGGACGGCCCGGCAGGGCAGGAGCCGATGTTCGATGTCGTCCGCGACGTCTGGGACCCGGCCGTGCTGGACCCGGAGCCGACGTACGACGGCATGTGGGCAGAGCTGACCCCGCGCCAGCGCGAGATCCGGGAACGGGCCCGCGAGGTGGCCGTCCGCGAGCTGCGCCCGATGGCCGGCCGCTGGGACGAGAACGAGGAGTTCCCGCGCAAGGCGTTCGAGGCCGTCCTCGACGCGGGACTCGTCGGGCTCACGATCCCGAAGCGGTACGGCGGCCAGGGCGAGACCCTGCTCGAAGGGTGCATCGTGGTGGAGGAGCTGGCGCGCGCCTGCCTGAGCACCGCGATGTCCGTGCAGCCGTTCCTGAACGGGCCGTGGCGCGCGATCCACGTGCTCGGCACGGAGGAGATGAAGGACCGGCTGCTCCCCGGGGTCGCCGCCGGGACGAACCACTTCGCGATCGCCATGAGCGAGCCGGCCGCCGGCAGCGCCGGCACCGACCTGCGGGCCACCCTGACCCCGGACGGCGACGGGTTCCGGCTGACCGGCACCAAGTGCTGGATCACCGGCGGCCACGTCGCCGACACCATCATCGTGTTCGCCCGCCTGGCCGGCACGTCCGGCCCCTACGGCATCGGCGCCGTCGTGCTCACCGGGCGGCCCGACGGGATGGGCGAGTTCCACGTCGACCCGAAGATGGGGATCCGGGGCGTCGCCGAGTGCCTGGTGCACTTCGACAACGTGCGCGTCGACCCGGAGAACGTCCTGATCACGCCCGAGGAGCATTCCAAGAAGGGCACCGGCATCCTCGTCAACCAGTTCAACCCCGAGCGGTGCGGCAACGCCGCCATGTGCACGGGGCTCGGCCAGGCCGCCCTCGACGCGAGCGTCGGCCACCTCAACGCCCGCCACCAGTTCGGCCGCCCCCTCGCGGAGTTCCAGGGCCTCCAGTGGAAGATCGCCGACATGGCGCTGGACGTGCACGTCTCGCGCATGCTGCTGTGGCAGGCCGCCCGCAGTGCGGACGAAGGCTTCCCCGACCAGACGGCGACCCTCATGGCCAAGCTGCACAGCAGCGAGATGGTGCAGCGGGTCACCAACACGGCCATCGGCGTCCACGGCGCGCGCGGCTACTCGCGCCGCTGGCCGGTGGAGCGCTACTTCCGCGACGGGCGCGGCCTCAGCATGGGCGGCGGGACGCCCGAGGTGATGCGCAACGTGCTCGGCGCCCAGGTGCTCGGCGTCAGCGGCAGCCAGCGGAGGAAGTGA
- a CDS encoding SDR family NAD(P)-dependent oxidoreductase → MDIRGKAALVTGAASGLGRATARELVAAGAHVVLLDLESSDGERVAKELGAGAAGRVRFAAADVTDSDQVAAAVLAATELGGLRALVHCAGRGGPVRVVEKDGTPGSMEQFQGVVQTNLIGTFNVLRHAAAAMVALEDLPDGERGACVLTASVAAWEGQIGQLPYAASKAGVVGMTLVAARDLARAHVRVNTIAPGLFDTPILSRVPEEVRDRLAASIPHPARLGDPADFASLAAYILANPMLNGETIRLDGAIRMAPR, encoded by the coding sequence ATGGATATACGGGGCAAAGCGGCACTCGTCACCGGGGCGGCGTCCGGTCTGGGCCGGGCGACCGCGCGGGAGCTGGTGGCCGCCGGAGCGCACGTCGTTCTTCTCGACCTGGAGAGCAGCGACGGCGAACGCGTCGCCAAGGAGCTCGGCGCGGGCGCCGCGGGACGGGTGCGGTTCGCCGCGGCCGACGTCACCGACTCCGACCAGGTCGCCGCGGCCGTGCTGGCCGCGACCGAGCTGGGCGGGCTGCGCGCGCTCGTGCACTGCGCCGGCCGGGGCGGGCCCGTCCGGGTGGTCGAGAAGGACGGCACGCCGGGCTCCATGGAGCAGTTCCAGGGCGTCGTCCAGACCAACCTGATCGGGACGTTCAACGTGCTGCGCCACGCGGCCGCCGCGATGGTCGCCCTCGAGGACCTGCCCGACGGCGAGCGCGGCGCGTGCGTGCTCACCGCCTCGGTCGCGGCCTGGGAGGGACAGATCGGCCAGCTGCCGTACGCCGCGTCCAAGGCGGGGGTGGTCGGCATGACCCTCGTCGCCGCCCGCGACCTGGCCCGCGCCCACGTCCGCGTCAACACGATCGCGCCGGGCCTGTTCGACACCCCGATCCTCTCCCGCGTGCCGGAGGAGGTCCGGGACCGCCTGGCCGCCTCGATCCCGCACCCGGCGCGGCTGGGCGACCCCGCGGACTTCGCGTCCCTGGCCGCCTACATCCTCGCCAACCCCATGCTCAACGGCGAAACGATCCGGCTCGACGGCGCCATCCGGATGGCCCCGCGATGA
- a CDS encoding thiolase family protein — MAELRDVVIVDGCRTPMGKGKPGGALSGLHPVELLAQTLAHLVSRSSIDPGIVGDVIVGCVSQAGEQSATPGRMAWLSAGFPVHVPSTTVERKCGSGQQAIEFAAQGIATGVHDVVIAAGVESMSRVPMGVARIEQEPWGPGVAGRFRLVPQGVAAERVAETWGITREEQDRLSADSHRRAQATAESGGFDDEIVPITLPDGTEVTADETIRPTTTVERLAGLKAVFESEEHADLLPGRTWSVTAGNSSQLTDGAAAVLLVSAEKAERLGLTARARITGSSVVGDDPEMMLTGPIPATRRILERTGLGLDDFDAFEVNEAFASVPLAWAKELGADHARLNPRGGAIALGHPLGASGCRLFVTLLNHLEQTGGTRGLQTMCEAGGLANATVLERIA; from the coding sequence ATGGCCGAGCTTCGTGACGTCGTCATCGTCGACGGGTGCCGTACCCCCATGGGCAAGGGAAAGCCGGGGGGCGCGCTGAGCGGCCTCCACCCCGTCGAGCTCCTCGCCCAGACCCTCGCCCACCTCGTCTCCCGGTCGTCCATCGACCCGGGCATCGTCGGCGACGTCATCGTGGGATGCGTCAGCCAGGCCGGTGAGCAGTCCGCGACACCCGGCCGGATGGCGTGGCTCTCGGCGGGCTTCCCGGTCCACGTCCCGTCCACCACGGTCGAGCGCAAGTGCGGGTCGGGCCAGCAGGCGATCGAGTTCGCCGCGCAGGGCATCGCGACGGGCGTGCACGACGTCGTCATCGCCGCGGGGGTCGAGTCGATGAGCCGCGTCCCGATGGGGGTCGCCCGCATCGAGCAGGAGCCGTGGGGCCCCGGCGTCGCCGGGCGCTTCCGCCTGGTCCCGCAGGGCGTCGCCGCCGAGCGCGTCGCCGAGACCTGGGGCATCACCCGCGAGGAGCAGGACCGGCTCTCCGCCGACTCCCACCGGCGGGCGCAGGCCACCGCGGAGTCCGGCGGGTTCGACGACGAGATCGTCCCGATCACCCTTCCGGACGGCACCGAGGTGACCGCGGACGAGACCATCCGCCCGACCACCACGGTGGAACGGCTCGCCGGGCTCAAGGCCGTCTTCGAGTCCGAGGAGCACGCCGATCTCCTGCCGGGCCGCACCTGGTCCGTCACCGCCGGGAACAGCTCTCAGCTCACCGACGGGGCGGCGGCCGTGCTGCTGGTGAGCGCGGAGAAGGCCGAGCGGCTCGGCCTCACCGCGCGTGCGCGGATCACCGGTTCGTCCGTCGTCGGCGACGACCCCGAGATGATGCTGACCGGTCCCATCCCGGCGACCCGGCGGATCCTGGAGCGCACCGGCCTCGGGCTCGACGACTTCGACGCCTTCGAGGTCAACGAGGCGTTCGCCTCCGTCCCGCTTGCCTGGGCCAAGGAGCTCGGCGCCGACCACGCCCGGCTGAACCCGCGCGGCGGCGCGATCGCGCTCGGCCATCCGCTGGGGGCGAGCGGATGCCGCCTCTTCGTCACCCTGCTCAACCACCTGGAGCAGACCGGCGGCACCCGCGGTCTCCAGACCATGTGCGAGGCCGGCGGTCTCGCGAACGCGACCGTCCTGGAACGCATCGCCTGA
- a CDS encoding acyl-CoA dehydrogenase family protein, with protein MTTTSEPRPAGSGSAAQQTDLAELREIARQVAEKRYAPHVEQWDRDRTVITHDERRYLGSLGWLGIALPERYGGAGGTFAEALTVVEELAKVWPPAAFQVFEANVGPAQHLVRLGTEEQKRRFLPGVISGENAMAIGISEPDAGSAATDMVTRAEIKGDTVVVRGLKRWISNGGDADRYLVYCRMNDLPGAKGIGAVIVEADREGVSFGARERLMGFRGLPSADVILDDVEVPVENIVARPPGGFRDLFSMFSIERLGNTTMSLALGQAALDKTIAYVQEREQFGRPIAEFQAVQVTLADMLLEVESVRMLRDRAVAGVDAGTPSTLHVSLAKCAANEMAKRVTDMAMMLHGANGYTEEYGLERMHRDAHGWALAGGTPDIQRTRIAAELLGRSFDQRPARRGTAAGGREA; from the coding sequence ATGACGACGACATCCGAACCGCGGCCGGCCGGCTCCGGCTCCGCCGCCCAGCAGACCGACCTGGCGGAGCTCCGCGAGATCGCCCGCCAGGTCGCCGAGAAGCGGTACGCCCCCCACGTCGAGCAGTGGGATCGCGACCGGACCGTCATCACCCATGACGAGCGGCGCTACCTCGGGTCCCTCGGGTGGCTGGGCATCGCCCTCCCCGAGCGGTACGGGGGCGCCGGAGGAACGTTCGCCGAGGCGCTGACCGTGGTCGAGGAACTCGCCAAGGTGTGGCCGCCGGCGGCCTTCCAGGTCTTCGAGGCCAACGTCGGACCGGCGCAGCACCTGGTGCGGCTCGGCACCGAGGAGCAGAAGCGGCGTTTCCTGCCCGGTGTGATCAGCGGCGAGAACGCGATGGCCATCGGCATCTCCGAGCCGGACGCCGGCTCGGCCGCCACCGACATGGTCACCCGCGCGGAGATCAAGGGCGACACCGTCGTGGTGCGCGGCCTGAAGCGCTGGATCTCCAACGGCGGGGACGCGGACCGCTACCTCGTCTACTGCCGGATGAACGACCTCCCGGGCGCCAAGGGCATCGGGGCCGTGATCGTCGAGGCCGACCGCGAGGGCGTCTCGTTCGGGGCCCGTGAGCGGCTGATGGGCTTCCGGGGCCTGCCGTCCGCGGACGTGATCCTCGACGACGTGGAGGTCCCGGTCGAGAACATCGTCGCCCGGCCTCCCGGCGGCTTCCGCGACCTGTTCTCGATGTTCTCCATCGAACGGCTGGGCAACACCACGATGAGCCTCGCGCTGGGGCAGGCCGCCCTGGACAAGACCATCGCCTACGTCCAGGAGCGCGAGCAGTTCGGCCGGCCCATCGCGGAGTTCCAGGCGGTCCAGGTCACCCTCGCGGACATGCTCCTGGAGGTCGAGTCGGTGCGCATGCTCCGCGACCGCGCCGTGGCCGGAGTCGACGCCGGCACCCCCAGCACCCTGCACGTTTCGCTCGCCAAGTGCGCCGCCAACGAGATGGCCAAGCGGGTCACCGACATGGCGATGATGCTGCACGGCGCGAACGGCTACACCGAGGAGTACGGCCTGGAGCGCATGCACCGGGACGCGCACGGCTGGGCGCTCGCCGGTGGCACCCCCGACATCCAGCGCACCCGCATCGCCGCCGAACTGCTCGGCCGCTCCTTCGACCAGCGCCCGGCGCGGCGCGGCACCGCCGCCGGCGGACGGGAGGCGTGA